GGCGATCGCTTCCGCCACACCCGCCGCGGTGTCGAAAGTCTGGTAGACCCTCTGGCCCGGCAACACGCGCTGATCCAGCACGTCCAGGCCTCGGTCCGTCCATTTGAGGGCCTGGACGTTGGAAACTGCGAAAAATGAATGGTCTGACACGGGAGTGAAAGCTCTGGAGCGGTTCATCGGCTGCCGCAAGCGGCACAAGATGCGGATTTTACGGGCTGAGAGCGGGATTGGCCATGGACGCCGCCGGCCGATTCAGGGCGCCGCCTGCCCCCGCTGGCGGAGGGCTTCGTACAGGACTATGCCGGTCGCCACCGACAGATTGAGGCTCTCCACCCCGCCCAGCATCGGTATCCGCAACAAAAAGTCGCAGCGCTCCCGGGTCAGACGCCTTAACCCCACCCCTTCTGCGCCCATCACGATCACCAGCGGCAGGTTCAGATCCAGCTCGTACAGCGTCTTTTCCGCTTCGCCTGCCGCCCCGGCCACCCAGTAGCCGTGCTGCTTGAATTGATCCAGGCTGCGGGCAAGATTCGTCACCCGGTACACCGGAACCGTCTCGGCGGCGCCGGAGGACACCTTGGCCGCGGTCGGCGTCAATCCGACCGACTGGTCCTTGGTCACCACCAGTCCTTTGACACCCGCAGCATCGCAAGTCCGCAGGCAAGCCCCGAGATTGTGCGGGTCCTGCACATGGTCGAGCACCAGATAG
This portion of the Methylococcus mesophilus genome encodes:
- the rlmB gene encoding 23S rRNA (guanosine(2251)-2'-O)-methyltransferase RlmB yields the protein MSEARRVWGIHAAEAALEYSPDKVLKAWLDAHRMQSRLKAVASRLDELGVEIVRADRKQLDRMADPRKHQGILLDLDLPSERGEAELLDALDAADGHPLYLVLDHVQDPHNLGACLRTCDAAGVKGLVVTKDQSVGLTPTAAKVSSGAAETVPVYRVTNLARSLDQFKQHGYWVAGAAGEAEKTLYELDLNLPLVIVMGAEGVGLRRLTRERCDFLLRIPMLGGVESLNLSVATGIVLYEALRQRGQAAP